A window from Shewanella livingstonensis encodes these proteins:
- a CDS encoding helix-turn-helix transcriptional regulator, protein MSNINTDHLAMYLDDNRLVKKPEIQKLLGVSRSTLGRWIKSGKFPPPVLIQNGRSRWRFKDVHEWLSTK, encoded by the coding sequence ATGTCCAATATCAACACTGACCACTTAGCTATGTACTTAGACGATAACCGACTGGTAAAAAAGCCTGAAATCCAAAAGTTACTAGGAGTTAGTCGCTCAACCTTAGGTCGATGGATCAAATCTGGGAAATTCCCTCCACCAGTACTGATTCAAAATGGTCGTTCACGCTGGCGATTCAAAGACGTCCATGAATGGTTATCCACCAAGTAA